The DNA sequence AACGCTAAATGATCACCTTCATCTTGAAATTTTTTTGTCAATAATAAATTTTTTACACCCTCTTTTTCCACAAAAAAAGCTTCAAAATCGCTAAGTTCTAAGGCGATAAAATTTAAAATCCCATCATCTTTTGGTGTGATGGATTTAAATTTTAAAAGCTCAATTAAAAGTTCTTTAGCATTCATTTTTTATCCTATAAAAGTTTTATACAATAGACTAAGAGCAAAATATTCTATAATCAAAGCTGAAACTATATTTACAATCTTAATAACCTTTGCGCCAAAGAAATGTTTATATCTAGCCACAAAAAAAGACAAGGCAAAGACCCAAGCTATGATGGAAATAACAAGCCCAACAGTCATAATATAAGGATGCCCATCTGCGACGATCACCCCAGCTGTACTTAACCAAAATCCTATAACAAAAGGATTGGTTCCATTTAAAAAGCATCCTTTAATATAACTTTTTAAAAGACTTTCTTTAAAATCTTGATTTTGCACATCTAAAGCTTCGCTTTTTTTTCTAACCATCAAAAAAGCCATATAGCTTAAAAAACAAAAGCCAAAAATAGCCAAGATATATTTAAAAATATCATTGTTTAAAAAGCCCAAAAGCCCAAATTGCAATAAAAAAAGATAAAGCATATCGACACTAAAAGCCCCAAAGCCTACCGCTAATGAATTTTTAAAAGATCTTAAAGCATAGGTTAAGATCAAAATATTAACTGGCCCAAAAGGAACACTAACACCAAATCCTAAAATCAATCCATTCAACAAAGAATTAAACATTAACTCTCCATAAATTCTTCAATATCTAGTGCAATTTTATCAATCGCACTTACAACATCTTCAATATAAATTTTATCAAAATATTTTTCTAAATTATCATCTTTATCATAAATATTTAAAATACTTTTTTCACACATGCTAGCGTATTGCCCCACTGGCAAAACTGCTCCGCTTGTGCCTATGCTAATAAAAAGCGAAGTTTGTTCAAGCAAAGAATAAAGAGTGGCATACATAGGTGCTGCTTCTTCAAACATGACTATATTGTGTCTTAAATTTTCACTTTTGTATTTAGGGCAAATTTTACCAGTCATTTTTTCATAGCTGATGCTAAAAATTTCACCACATTTTGGGCAACGAAGTTCAGGTAAAAAGCCATGCAAATGGATCACATCTTTACACGCTGTGCGCTCAAGCAAATCATCGACATTTTGCGTGATTACAAAAAGATTCCTACCCCATTTTTGCTTAAGTTCTGCTATTTTTTTATGGGCGTGATTTGGCTCTACATTTTTAAGCTGCTCTCTTCTTTCATCGTAAAAATCAAGCACTTTTTTAGGATTTTTCCTAAAAGCTGTTGCAGAGCAAACCTCCATCATATCGTATTCTTCCCAAAGTCCGTCATTGTCTCTAAAGGTTTTAAGTCCGCTTGGAGCAGATAACCCTGCTCCGCTTAATATCATAATGTTTTTCATTGCTAAACCTTGAATTTTTTAAAGTCTAGCACAAAATACTTTAAGAAAATAAATATTTTTGCAAGATTTTTTCTAATTTTTACAATCTCACAACCTTAGCACCAAAGCCACCTTGATTAATCGGTGCATCACTAAAGCTTTTTACGCTTTTGTGAGTTTTTAAAAACTCTCTTACAGCAAAAGCAAGTTTTCCTGTGCCTATACCATGATAAACAATCACCTCATCAAAACCCGCTATCAAAGCATCTGAAATGAATTTATCGAGTCTTGAAATCGCTTCATCGCTTCTAAGCCCATGCAAATCCAAACTCACACCCAAATTACTAGGCTTTGTGATATTTATACTTGTTTTTGGGCTAGGTTTAGGGATGGAACCACTTTTTTTAAGAAGTTTTAGAGGCACACGAAGTTTTATCCCTTCGCTTTCCACTAAAGCATCATTTTTAGAAATTCCTACGATTTTACCTTTTATTTTTTCATATTTTACAAAATCTCCAACTCTTAATTCTTCATTTTGCTCCATACTTGGTAAAATGATATTTTTCTTAAGCTCATTAGCCTTATTTAAACTTCTTTGTTTTTCTTTGGTATCTTTTAAACGTATAGTTTTTTTAGCTTCTTCTATGGCTTGATAAAATTTAAGCTCTAAATCCCTTAATTTTTGACGAAATTGACTTTCATTTTTTTCTTTTTGATCTTTTAAAGAAAGTAAAATTTCATCAATTTTTTGCTCTTTTTTATCTACCTCATCTAATTTTAACTTTAAATCAAGCTCAAGATTGATGTTTTTACTCACCATTTCTTCTAAATTTTGCTTATCTTCTCCATAAAGCTCTTTAGCTTTTTTAACTAAATTTGGTGGAATTTGATAACGCAAAGCTGTTTCAAAAGCATAAGATTTTCCTATGGTGCCTTTTAAAAACTCATATTTTGGTCTTGAAAATTCCTCATCATATAAAGCCGCTATTAATTCAACTTGTTCATTTTCAGCTAAAAGCATAGCAAGGCGTTTATGGTGTGTGGTGATAATGATTTTTAGTTTATTAGAAATCAAATGAGAAATCAAAGTACTATACAAGCAAGCCGCTTCTTCAAAATCTGTTCCAAGCTCTATTTCATCTATACCTAAAAGTAAATTTTTCTTTGTAAAAAGCTTGGAAAAATGAAGCATTCTTCCAGCAAAAGTAGAAATATCATTTTTTACATTCTGCGGATCTTCGATAATAGCATCAAATTCTTTAAAAGTCCCTATTTTACTTTCATCAGCTTTTATATGCATTGGTAAAAGATGTTTAGCCAAAAAACAAGCACTTAAAATACTTTTTAAAAGCATCGATTTTCCACCGGCATTAACTCCAGTAATAATTAAAACTTGTTTTTTAAATTCAAGAGAAACACTTTTAGGATTTTTTAAAGCCGGATGTGCAAAATCTTTTAAAACAATTTCATCTGAATTTGCACATAAGATAAATTCATAATCTTTCTTTTTGGCCATCAAAACTCTAGCACTATAATGATCAAACAAATCAAAAGCATTATTAATAAATTTTAAAAACAATAAATTTTTAGTTAAAAAAATAGAAAAATTTTTAGCATATTCATAATAAATTTCTTCTTTTTGGTTTTGCAAATTATCTAAATCATTTTGCAATTTTTCAACACTTTCAGGGACGATATAAAATCCCCCTCCAGTGCTTCTTCCTACAATCTTTGCTTTTATGGCATGATTAAATCCACCTCTTACGAGTAAAGATTCCAAATTATTTACAAGATGTATTTGTGTATCTATAAGATAAGGGGTTAAGGATTTACTATAGCAATATTTTTTAAATTCAGCTTGTATGGCTTCATTTTTCATTTTAAAAGCTATATTTAAATTGATTAATCTTTCATCTAAATTTTCTTTTAATTCACCCTTGTCATCAAATTTTTCACTAAGTTCTAAAATGCCATTTGGAAATTCAATTTTTTCAAGCCAAGTTTTTAAATGTGTTTCAAATTTTAAATTCTTTAAATATCCAAAATAACGAACAATCTTAACAAATTCATAAATTTCTGATAAATGCAAAACACCTTGCTTGCTTAAATGTATTAAAGCAAAATCTAATTTTTTTAAAGAAAGTGGAGGTTTAAATTCCATCCTTGAAAGTTCGCAAATTCTTTCAAAATGCAAATGAGAATCTCCTTGCAAAAATATATCTTTTTCTCTTGCAAATAAACCTCTAAATTCGTCCAAATAAGCTTTTAAATCGAGCTTTAAAGCAATATCTTCCATTTATAACTCACATTTTCTTATATCAATAATTAAATTATCTTTTTTTGAAACAAAACTTTGTGTGCCACTTTCGTAATTAAAAAATTTATTCGAAACATTTCCCTCTTTACAAACAATATTTTCACCATGATTGAATTTTTCAATTAAAAATACTACTTTACTATCTTGTTTTAAATTTTTGTGCTCAAACCATACTGCAAAAACTATCAAAAATATAAAGAAAAAAAGATAAATCAATTTAAACTTTAAGCTTGATTTTTTATTAAGAGTAAAAATAAAAAAAAGAAACAATAAAAAAATAAGAAAATATAAAAAAAATTTAATCATTCATTTGCCTTAATTTATTGCTGATATCCCCCGCTCCAAATCCTATAATAAGACCTTTATCAAAAACTCTTCCTTTATCGCTAACCAAAAATTTACCCTCTCTTTTTATATCTTCTACAAATAAAGCATTTGGAAAGTATTTTTTTAAATCAATTTCAATTTTTTCTTCTCCTGCGGCATAAACTGGTAAAATTATAAGCTCATCAATCCCATCAAAAGCATACACAAAATCTTGTAAATTTGCCAACAAACGCGTATAACGATGAGGCTCAAAAATAGCTGTGATCTTAGTATATCCACTAAGTCTAGCATACTCTTTGGCTGCTTTTAAAGTCGCTTTGATCTCGGTAGGATGATGACCATAATCATCAATTAAAGCTAAACTTTCATCTGCGTATAAAATATCAAATCTTTTTTTAATACCTTGATAATTTTTAAGTCTAGTTTTAATAGTTTGTATATCTAAAAAATTTAGAGCTGCTAAAATAGCCAAAGAAGCATCAATGGCTAAATGATACCCCATACCCAAAATATCAAAACTTCCAAAATCTTTAAGCTCAAAACTCATTTTAGGTTTGAAATTTTCTATTTTCATGGTGCAATTTTTAATATCTTTACTAGGATAAAGACGCAAAGCATCTGCTTTAAAATCTTTCAAAAAATCATCTTCTACATTAATAACACGAATTTTTGCCATATCAAGAAATTGTGTATAAGCTTGATGTAATTTTGAAACTTTATTTTCATAATGATCCAAATGCTCCGCTTCAGCATTGGTAACAATAGCTAAATAAGGATTAGAATTTAAAAAAGAACTGTCACTTTCATCTGCTTCAAAAATAAGATTTTCACTTTCTTTATAAATCATATTAGAGCCAAATTCTTTTAAAATAGCACCTATAATAACTGAAGCATCGTCAAATAAAGAAGCTAAAATACTTGATGTGGTGCTCTTTCCGTGCGCACCAGCAACCGCAAAAACACGCTTATCTTGCAAAATGAGCGGTAAAGCTTCTTTTCTTGAAAGACATTTTATACCTAAAGATTTAGCATATTTAAATTCAGGATTTTCTTCCTTTATAGCCGCTGAATAAATAACTAAATCTTTATTTAAAACATTATCTTGATGATGGGGAATAAAGATCTTAACACCCTCTTTTTCAAGCTTCTTAGTAATCTTACTTTCCTTAAGATCACTCCCGCTAATCTCGCAACCCTTTTCCTTTAAAAATCTCGCTAGTGCAGAAATTCCTATACCGCCTATACCAATAAAATGAATTTTTTGCATATTTTAAGCCCTTATTTTAAAAAGCCTAAATTTTAACACTTTTTTACTAAAAAGAAAATATAAAACCCTATTTTGCTATACTCAAACGTTAAATTAATTGATAAAAATTTAATTTTTAAGAAGCAGATTAAGCAAATCTTGTGAGATATTTTCTAGCTTAGATAAAGATTTTATTTTTATCAATATCTAAATGTTTGAATAATTTTAATATTTTTTCAAAAGTCATTCTGCTTTATTAATAACAAAAATGATCGCAAATACATAAAAATCAATATTTTATGAATCATGTATTTATTATCCTTCAAAACCTTTTATCATCTTATCAAAACACCAAAGTTTTCTCGCTTCATCTGATTTTGTAGGCTCTACAATCAACATTTCCTCTTCATTGCCAAGTCTTTCTTGAATTTCACCAAAAGCATCGATAAACATAGTATCGCCGTAAAAATTCCATTCTTCTTTAAGTTTTCCTATACGATTAACTCTTAAAATGCTAGTTGAATTTAAAAAAGCTCTCATTTTTAAAAGCTCTTCCCATCTTTTTTTGCTTTCAAAAGTTGAAGCGGTGGGAATAATAACCAAATCAATCTTTTTTTGCATGATCATTTTCCAAAAACCATCAAAATGAGCTTCAAATCCAAAAAGTAAAGCACATTTTAATCCAGCATAAGAAAAAGTAAAAAGTTTATATTTGTCGCATTTATTATTAAAAAAACTTTTCTCATTCCAATGATTATAAGGCATCAAAATTTGTTGCTCATAGCTTTTTACTCCACTAGGAGAGACTTTTAAACAAAGTTTTTTATAGCCTTTACTCTCAACATTGACAAAAGGAGCTATGATTTCTAATTCATATTTTTTTGAAAGGCGTATTAAGCTTTCTTTTTTAGCTTCACTTTGCTCTTTTATCATAGATTTTGGCATAGAAAGTAATTCAGTAAAAAAACTATTGATAACATATTCTCCCAAAATAACAAGATTTGCTCCGCTATCTTTTGAAGCTTTTAAATAATAATCCAACCTTGACTCACTTAAAGCTAAAGTAGGAAATTGCAAGGCTGAAATTTTACTCATCGATATTCTCCACTTCTAATTTTGCTTTTTCTAATTCCTCCCTAGCTTTTTTAATACTTTCTAGGCCCATTTTATATATTTTCACACTTTCATTTAAAGTTAATTCATCATTATTTAATTTATCTAAAGCTTCATTGGCTTTTTTTATCTTTTCTTCAAAACTCATTGATTAACCTTATAATTTGGCGCCTCATGAGTTATGGTTACATCATGAACATGACTTTCTTTAAGACCTGCACTTGTAATTTCTACAAATTCAGCTCTATCTTGAAAATCTTGTATATTTTTAGCACCTACATAACCCATAGAAGAACGAAGTCCGCCTAGAAGTTGATGCACAACACTTTTAATACTACCCACATAAGGCACACGTCCTTCTATACCTTCAGGAACTAATTTATCTTGGGCTGTTCCTTCTTGAAAATAACGATCAGAGCTACCTTTTTGCATTGCTCCAAGCGAACCCATTCCGCGATATGATTTATATTGTCTTCCTTGATAAGTAAAAAGCTCTCCTGGACTTTCATCTGTTCCAGCTAAAAGAGAACCAATCATAACAGAACTTGCACCAGCTGCCAAAGCTTTAGCTATATCACCTGAATACTTAATTCCACCATCAGCAATAACTGGAACTCCATATTTCTTAGCCTCTATAGCGCACTCATCTATAGCTGAAATTTGAGGGACGCCTACACCAGAAACTATACGAGTGGTACAAATACTTCCTGGTCCTATTCCTACTTTTACAGCATCTGCGCCCGCTTCGCAAAGAGCTTTTGCAGCAGCTGCAGTGGCAATATTACCCGCAATCAAATCTAATTTTGGATATTTTTGTTTTATAGCTTTTATAGTATCAATAATACCTTTAGAGTGTCCGTGTGCAGAATCAAGTACTACAACATCAACTCCAGCTTCCACTAAAGCATCAACTCGATCAATTTGTCCTACACCTATAGCAGCACCTACTCGAAGTCTTCCAAAATTATCTTTATTTGCATTTGGATATTCTTTACGTTTTTTAAGATCTTTGATTGTAATTAATCCCACTAAACGATCTTCGCTATCTATAATAGGTAGTTTTTCTACTTTATTTTTATTAAAAATTTTTTCAGCATCATCTAAAGTACATCCTTTTGGAGCAGTAATTAAAGGAGCTTTTGTCATTACATTTTCAACTAAATTAGAATAATCATTTTCAAATCTTAAGTCACGATTGGTTAAAATTCCAATTAATTTTTTGGACTCATCTACCACAGGAATACCTGATATTCTATATTCTGCCATAATTTCTAAAGCCTGAGCTATACTTGATTTTGGGCTAATAAAAATAGGATCTATAATCACTCCACTTTCGCTTTTTTTTACTCTTTTAACTTCTCTTGCTTGAGAAGCAATATCCATATTTTTATGAATAACTCCAAGTCCTCCAAGCCTTGCCATCATGATAGCGGCTCTATGTTCAGTTACTGTATCCATTGCAGCAGAAATCAAAGGCATATTTAAGGAAATATTTTTTGTAAGCTGAGTATGAATTTGAACTTGTTTTGGTAATATCTCAGAATAACAAGGGCGTAAAAGCACATCTTCAAAAGTTAAAGCACGTTTGACTATATTCATTATTTTCCTTCCTTTATAATATTTTCCAGACTTAAAGCACCATCGAGTAAAGTTTGCTCTTCAAAAGCTTTACAAACAAATTGAGCTGAAATATTAAGCCCATCTTTATCTTTACCTACTGGCACACTAATTCCACCAAGACCAGCTAAATTTAAAGAAATAGTATAAACATCCTCTAAATAAACTTCAATAGGGCTTTTTTTAGCATTAAAATCAAAAGCTGTTGTTGGAGCTACAGGCATAAAAATTAAATCACAATCTTTTAAAATTTCTTCATATTTAGCTTTTATAAAGGCTCTAGCCTTTTGTGCTTTAATATAATATGCATCATAGTATCCGCTACTAAGTACAAAAGTTCCTAGCAAAATTCTCCTCTTTACTTCTTCTCCAAAACCTTCACTACGAGTCTTAATATACATGTCTTTAAGATTTTCTATATTTTCAGAACGCCTTCCATAGCGCACACCATCATAACGACTTAAATTTGCACTCGCTTCAGCAGTTGCTATAATATAATATGCTGCTATATCATACTTACAATCAAGCATATGTTTATAAACAATTTCATGTCCATATGATTTTAACATATCTATGGTTTTTAAAAGAGTTTTTTTAACTTCTTCACTTGCATCATTAATATAGTTTTCAATCACTGCTATTTTTAATTTTCTATTTTTATTTAATTGTGGTGCTGTTTTAATAAACTCAATATTTGCACTCGTGCTATCCATTTTATCATATCCTGCAATAGCATCATATAAAATCGCAGCATCTTCAACATTTTGTGTTAAAACACCTATTTGATCAAGACTTGAAGAATAAGAAGCTAATCCATAACGACTGACCCTACCATAACTCGGTTTAAATCCGACACAACCACAAAAAGCAGCAGGTTGACGTACAGAACCACCTGTATCGCTACCTAAACTCGCCAAAGCTAATCCACTTGCTACAGCTGCAGCACTACCTCCACTTGAACCCCCTGGAACTTTATTTGGATTTAATGGATTTAAGGTTTTTCCATAATAAGAAGTTGCTGTTGAGCTACCCATAGCAAATTCGTCCATATTCGTTCTTCCATAAGGAGCAAAACCATTTTTTTTCAAATTTACAATAGCACTTGCATCATAAGGTGCCACATAACCTTGTAAAATTTTACTTGCACAAGTTAATTCCCAACCTTTAACACTAATATTATCCTTAATGGCGATAGGAATTCCCTCACAAGTTTGACTCAAATCTTTACCTAAAAATTGTTCTATGTAAGCGCCTAAGTGGCTTTCTTTTTTAGCTCTTTCATTTAATTCTTTTTTTAAATTTTGAATTTCTTCTTGGGATAATTTCAAAGCTTCTTTTAAAGTTATCATTTTCTTTCCTTATATTTTTTTGCATATTTTTTAATCAAAACAACCGATATGCCACAAAAAAAAGCAATTATAAAAATAGTTGCAATTACTACACTATTTGAAATAGGATTTTCAAACATTTTTTAAAACCTCACCACAACGCACACAAAGTTTTTCTTCTTTTAAACTTTCTAATTTCCAACATCTAGGACATTTATGCAACATAGCTTTTATGATTTTAAATTTTTCACCCTCAATTTCAAATTCACACAAAATTTCACCAGAACTATCTTTAAAATCACTTACCATAAACCAATCATTTAATTCATCTTTAGGTATAAATTCAAAACGCTTAGAATCTGTGATAAGATTGAGTTCTAAAGTTGATTTTATCGATTTGTCCTTTTTAAGTGCATCAATTTTTTCAAAAAATTTCTCACGCACGTTGAGTAAAAATTTATCATCTATATTAAAATCATATTCGAATTTTTCTTTCAAACTAAGATCAAAAACATCAGTAATATTATCTTTAATCAAATCATTAGCATGTTCTAAAGCCTCATCAACGCTATAAGTTAAAGTTGGAGCAAGTAAATTTAAAAGTTCTTTAGTGATTAGAGCCATAGCCACTTGAGCTGATTTTCTGCGATCGCTATTTTTAGCATCGCAATACAATCTATCTTTACTAATATCAAGATAAATTCCACTTAGGTCTGCACTTAAAAAATTTAAAAGTAAATTAAAACCTTTAGCAAACTCATAGGCTAAAAAATTCTCTTTAACATTTTTAAAAACATGGGTTGCACGTGTAAGTATCCACTTATCTATAAAACTAAAATCATTGATTTCTAAATTTTGCAAATCATTAATATTTGCAAGTAAAAATCTTATAGTATTTCTTATCTTGCGATATTGTTCGCTTACTTGTTTTAAAATATTATCAGAGATCTTTAAATCACTTGAATAATCACTTAAAAGTATCCAAAGTCTTAAAATTTCAACTCCATAAGTTTTAGCTACATATTCAGGTGCTATAACATTACCCTTAGACTTAGACATTTTTTGTCCTTTTTCGTCCGTAGTAAATCCATGAGTTAAAATGTTTTCATAAGGAGCCATTTGTTTAACAGCAGTTCCAATAAGTAAAGAGCTTTGAAACCAACCTCTATGCTGATCACTTCCTTCTAAATACATGTTAGCTCTTTTTTCTCCAGCATCGTAAATTCCACTATTTAAAACTGCATTCCATGTGCTTCCACTATCAAACCAAACATCTAAAATATCATAAACTTTCTCTAAATTTTCTGGATTATATTTTGAATTTTCAGGAATTAAATCTTTGATTTCAAATTCCCACCATGCATCAGCCCCATGTTTTTCGAAAATATTTGCTATAAAATCAAAAAGTTCAGTATCAAAAATCACTTCTTTGGTTGTTTTATCTCTAAAAAAAGCTATAGGAGTTCCCCAATCCCTTTGACGCGAAATACACCAATCGGGACGGTTTTCGACCATAGAACCAATTCTTTTTATACCACTTTGTGGATAGAATTTCGTTTTTAAAATTTGTTCTTTGGCGCATTCTCTTAAAGTTTTACCTTCTAAAAGTGCTTCATCCATTAAAATAAACCATTGTTTGGTTGCTCTATAAATTACAGGCTTGTGAGTTCTCCAACAAAATGGATAAGAATGTATAAATTTAGAAGAATGCAATAAAGATTTACCTAAAAGCTCTAAAATCCTTTCATTGGCTTTAAAAATATGAAGTCCTATAAATTCATTTAATAAATTCTCTGGTAAAAGTTTTTTAATCCTTAAGGTTTCATCATAACACCCACCATCATCCACAGGCATTAAAACTTCAATATCATATTTTAAACAAGCATAATAATCATCCTCACCATGACCTGGGGCAGTATGGACAAGTCCGCTCCCACCATCCATTAAAACATGCTCACCCATAATCAAAGTAGACTTTCTAAAATTTAAAGGATTAATTGCTTCTAATTTTTCAAATTCTTTAGCATTAAGCTCTTTTTCTATCTCTCCTTTTGTTAAACCCTTCTCTATCATGCTTTTAAGAAGAGCACTTGCAAAAATAAAACCCTCTTTGGTGATAACATAATTTTCATTAGGATTTAAAGCAATAGCTTGATTAGCCACCAAAGTCCAAGGTGTAGTTGTCCAAATAACTGCACTAGCTTTTGAAACTCCTAATTTTTTGCAAGCATTTTCATCTAAATCAAAAGATACAAATATAGAATAATCTTCCTTATCTTCATATTCTACCTCAGCTTCAGCTAAAGCTGATTTTGCAGCCCAACTCCAAAAAACAGGTTTGGAACGCTCACAAAGCAATCCTTTTTGGGCAATTTCACATAAAGTTCTATAAATAGCGGCCTCAAATTCAAATTTCATTGTAAGATAAGGCTTATCCCAGTCGGCTATAATACCAAGTTTTTTAAATTCTTCTCTTTGGATATTAACAAATTCATCAGCATGTTTTCTACAAAATTCTCGTATCTCTTTTTTGCTTAAATTTTTCTTCTTTTCACCAAGTTTAATTTCAACCTGTTGCTCTATAGGTAGACCATGACAATCCCAGCCTGGAGTAAAGCGAATTTTTTTTCCATTAAAATAATGCAATTTAATAATCGTTTCTTTTAAAATTTTATTTAAAGCATGACCAATATGAATATGACCATTGGCATAAGGAGGGCCATCATGTAAAGTAAAAGTATCATGAGCATCTTTACGATTTTGTTTCATTTTTTCATAGGCATAATTTTCATTAAACCATTTTTCAAATCTTTTGGGTTCAAATTCGGCCAAATTAGCACGCATCGAAAAAGTAGTATTTGGTAAAAGCAAGGTATCTTTGTAATCCATTATTTTCCACCTAAATTTTTTATAATCTCAAATTTTACTAAAATTAGTTTAAAATTTAGCTATAATTACACAAAAAAGGGAAATTTTATGAAGCATTTACTTTTTCTTATTGGCGATGAATTAGCGATGAATGATGATTATAAGGATTATATTTATCGAACATATGAGAAAAAATTTAAAGAAATTTGCGAAATTCGCTTTCAAAATAAAACCGATAAAGAATTGCCTTTTTTGCTAGAAAAACTTCTCTTAGAATACGATTTTATAACCCTTTTTACCACATCTAATCATTATGCAACCATAGCTAAAATTCTTGCAACACTTAACGAAGATGCTTTAGTTTTAAAAGAAGATAATTTGGTTCCTGATAAAGCATATTTCTCCAAAGATAGTTTTGTATGTGATTTTATCCATTCAAAAATCAATGTTATCAAAACTACAATAGGTAATAAACTTCCAGAACTACTTGGAAATATACAACCTAATTTTACCTATTTTTGTCTTTTTGGAATTGATGATGAAAGTGCTGTTGTATTGCTTGATGCATTAACAAAATCCTATGAAGTTAAAATCAAAACAAGTAAAATACTTGATAATCTTACATTGATTAAAGCTACTTGCCCCAATTTTGGAAAATTAGATGGATTTTTAACTAGTATTAAAAATCTTTTTGGACAAAAAGTGTTTTTAGGGAAAAATCCTTTAGAATTTATTATTTCAAAGCTTTTAGAAAAAAAAATAAAAATTTCTTTTGCTGAAAGTTGCACGGGTGGACTTTGTGCAAGTACGCTAACCAAATTCGATGGAGCGAGTCAGATTTTTGAAGGATCAATTGTAAGCTATTCTAATCGCTTAAAACATGAGTGGCTAGGTATTGCTGAAGAAAATTTGCAAAATGGAAGAGAATATAGCGAACGCTGTATATATTTTATG is a window from the Campylobacter sp. RM10537 genome containing:
- a CDS encoding CinA family protein → MKHLLFLIGDELAMNDDYKDYIYRTYEKKFKEICEIRFQNKTDKELPFLLEKLLLEYDFITLFTTSNHYATIAKILATLNEDALVLKEDNLVPDKAYFSKDSFVCDFIHSKINVIKTTIGNKLPELLGNIQPNFTYFCLFGIDDESAVVLLDALTKSYEVKIKTSKILDNLTLIKATCPNFGKLDGFLTSIKNLFGQKVFLGKNPLEFIISKLLEKKIKISFAESCTGGLCASTLTKFDGASQIFEGSIVSYSNRLKHEWLGIAEENLQNGREYSERCIYFMLKGIFKTAKPDFALAISGVTGRNDEGLIKSGTVYIGAMFKDGTFVQEILHLDGDRELMQKQAMMATFCLLLKLKPEIFEF
- the ileS gene encoding isoleucine--tRNA ligase, with amino-acid sequence MDYKDTLLLPNTTFSMRANLAEFEPKRFEKWFNENYAYEKMKQNRKDAHDTFTLHDGPPYANGHIHIGHALNKILKETIIKLHYFNGKKIRFTPGWDCHGLPIEQQVEIKLGEKKKNLSKKEIREFCRKHADEFVNIQREEFKKLGIIADWDKPYLTMKFEFEAAIYRTLCEIAQKGLLCERSKPVFWSWAAKSALAEAEVEYEDKEDYSIFVSFDLDENACKKLGVSKASAVIWTTTPWTLVANQAIALNPNENYVITKEGFIFASALLKSMIEKGLTKGEIEKELNAKEFEKLEAINPLNFRKSTLIMGEHVLMDGGSGLVHTAPGHGEDDYYACLKYDIEVLMPVDDGGCYDETLRIKKLLPENLLNEFIGLHIFKANERILELLGKSLLHSSKFIHSYPFCWRTHKPVIYRATKQWFILMDEALLEGKTLRECAKEQILKTKFYPQSGIKRIGSMVENRPDWCISRQRDWGTPIAFFRDKTTKEVIFDTELFDFIANIFEKHGADAWWEFEIKDLIPENSKYNPENLEKVYDILDVWFDSGSTWNAVLNSGIYDAGEKRANMYLEGSDQHRGWFQSSLLIGTAVKQMAPYENILTHGFTTDEKGQKMSKSKGNVIAPEYVAKTYGVEILRLWILLSDYSSDLKISDNILKQVSEQYRKIRNTIRFLLANINDLQNLEINDFSFIDKWILTRATHVFKNVKENFLAYEFAKGFNLLLNFLSADLSGIYLDISKDRLYCDAKNSDRRKSAQVAMALITKELLNLLAPTLTYSVDEALEHANDLIKDNITDVFDLSLKEKFEYDFNIDDKFLLNVREKFFEKIDALKKDKSIKSTLELNLITDSKRFEFIPKDELNDWFMVSDFKDSSGEILCEFEIEGEKFKIIKAMLHKCPRCWKLESLKEEKLCVRCGEVLKNV
- the gatA gene encoding Asp-tRNA(Asn)/Glu-tRNA(Gln) amidotransferase subunit GatA: MITLKEALKLSQEEIQNLKKELNERAKKESHLGAYIEQFLGKDLSQTCEGIPIAIKDNISVKGWELTCASKILQGYVAPYDASAIVNLKKNGFAPYGRTNMDEFAMGSSTATSYYGKTLNPLNPNKVPGGSSGGSAAAVASGLALASLGSDTGGSVRQPAAFCGCVGFKPSYGRVSRYGLASYSSSLDQIGVLTQNVEDAAILYDAIAGYDKMDSTSANIEFIKTAPQLNKNRKLKIAVIENYINDASEEVKKTLLKTIDMLKSYGHEIVYKHMLDCKYDIAAYYIIATAEASANLSRYDGVRYGRRSENIENLKDMYIKTRSEGFGEEVKRRILLGTFVLSSGYYDAYYIKAQKARAFIKAKYEEILKDCDLIFMPVAPTTAFDFNAKKSPIEVYLEDVYTISLNLAGLGGISVPVGKDKDGLNISAQFVCKAFEEQTLLDGALSLENIIKEGK